Proteins from one Thaumasiovibrio subtropicus genomic window:
- a CDS encoding DUF1415 domain-containing protein produces the protein MSLSTRHDDAINQAVNQWLEQVVIGLNLCPFAAKPQRNQQIKTTISHATSEEALLEDVLTALLELDQTDATRLETTLVVIPDMLDDFMDYNFFLDWVDALIKQQQWEGIYQVATFHPNYCFAGIEPEDDQNLTNRAPYPILHLIREESMARVLKHYPEPEAIPDNNIERVCSLSQKEKLALFPYLFNRGSE, from the coding sequence ATGTCTTTATCTACCCGTCATGACGATGCGATTAATCAGGCCGTCAATCAATGGCTAGAGCAAGTGGTCATTGGACTTAACCTGTGTCCATTTGCCGCCAAACCGCAACGCAATCAGCAAATTAAGACAACCATCTCTCATGCCACCAGCGAAGAGGCTCTGCTAGAGGATGTCTTAACTGCGCTGTTAGAACTCGACCAAACGGACGCCACTCGCTTAGAAACAACATTAGTTGTCATTCCCGATATGCTCGATGACTTTATGGACTACAACTTCTTTTTAGATTGGGTCGATGCTTTGATCAAACAGCAACAATGGGAAGGCATCTATCAAGTCGCCACCTTCCATCCCAACTATTGCTTCGCCGGTATCGAGCCCGAAGACGATCAAAACTTAACCAATCGCGCCCCTTACCCCATTTTGCACCTCATCAGAGAAGAGAGTATGGCGCGTGTGTTAAAACACTACCCAGAACCTGAAGCCATTCCCGATAACAACATCGAACGCGTGTGCAGCTTGAGCCAGAAGGAAAAACTCGCCTTATTCCCTTACCTGTTTAATCGAGGCAGTGAGTAA
- a CDS encoding amidase, which yields MSIFNKKTTRRTFIKGTAIGAAGIAASTSLPAAIASAVKPADEFLDYDLVGMAELIKKKAVSPREMTQVVLNRIEKMNGTINFMSVQRAEKALEEAEKVDINASPLAGVPFLYKDMLDIANVPRTDGSKIMLNNVPEQDSPYAASLRKAGIVNLGMTNVPEFTTTGLTDNDIIGPTYNPWDLAYSCIGSSGGAGGAVAAGVLPTVHGTDGGGSCRLPASACHLLGMKPSRYRIQSPEASGVHDTFKTNQTLGRTVRDSALLFDMTQDRSGKHLTPETLITGPSSRRLKIAYIRDGMAGYEVEPSVQQVQDEAAVLLRELGHEVVEIKHPLNAEDFWLNFNNAFLVKFGPLLTGIEQMTGMPVRESKLLTNFTISMGEYGQKITPEEAAAGLKYFDFIKAEFDKIHAEFDVVMSATLPIETPKVGDVSPKDEFTPEKMDTLQRTMSLTPIANTTGAPAMSVPLGFSKKTGMPVGTMFQAQFGEDRMLYELAFELELAKPWKDVWAPHSLKFS from the coding sequence ATGTCTATTTTTAATAAGAAAACAACACGCCGAACGTTCATAAAAGGCACGGCGATCGGTGCGGCTGGCATAGCTGCATCGACATCTTTACCTGCTGCGATTGCCTCTGCTGTTAAACCTGCCGATGAGTTCCTCGACTACGATTTGGTTGGTATGGCGGAGCTGATCAAAAAGAAAGCGGTGTCTCCGCGTGAAATGACCCAAGTAGTGCTTAATCGTATTGAAAAAATGAATGGCACCATCAACTTCATGTCGGTACAGCGTGCAGAAAAAGCGCTTGAAGAAGCGGAAAAGGTCGATATCAACGCATCCCCTTTAGCGGGTGTGCCTTTTTTATATAAAGATATGCTGGATATTGCCAATGTGCCGCGTACTGATGGTTCGAAGATCATGCTCAATAATGTGCCAGAGCAAGACTCGCCTTACGCCGCCTCATTGCGCAAAGCGGGCATAGTAAACTTAGGAATGACGAATGTGCCTGAGTTTACAACCACTGGTTTGACCGATAACGACATTATTGGCCCAACTTACAACCCGTGGGACTTAGCTTACTCTTGCATTGGTTCATCGGGTGGTGCGGGTGGAGCAGTCGCAGCTGGTGTCCTACCGACAGTGCATGGAACAGATGGTGGGGGCTCATGCCGTCTACCTGCATCCGCTTGTCATCTGCTAGGGATGAAGCCAAGTCGTTATCGTATCCAATCGCCAGAAGCGAGCGGCGTGCATGATACCTTTAAAACGAACCAAACCTTGGGTCGCACTGTCCGTGATAGCGCTCTGTTGTTTGATATGACGCAAGACCGCAGCGGTAAGCATTTAACCCCAGAAACCCTGATTACAGGGCCATCTTCACGCCGCTTGAAGATTGCTTATATTCGCGACGGAATGGCAGGCTATGAAGTAGAGCCGTCTGTACAGCAAGTCCAAGATGAAGCCGCCGTACTGTTACGAGAACTCGGCCACGAAGTGGTAGAGATCAAACACCCACTGAATGCAGAAGACTTTTGGCTGAACTTCAACAACGCTTTCTTAGTGAAATTTGGTCCGCTATTGACGGGTATTGAGCAGATGACAGGGATGCCAGTGCGCGAATCCAAGCTCCTAACAAACTTCACCATTTCGATGGGCGAATACGGTCAAAAAATAACGCCAGAAGAAGCGGCGGCTGGCCTGAAGTACTTTGATTTTATTAAAGCGGAATTTGATAAAATTCATGCCGAGTTTGATGTGGTGATGTCAGCAACGTTACCGATTGAAACACCAAAAGTGGGTGATGTCTCTCCAAAGGATGAATTCACCCCTGAAAAGATGGATACCCTGCAGCGCACCATGTCTTTAACGCCTATCGCGAACACCACAGGTGCACCCGCCATGAGTGTACCTCTGGGTTTTTCGAAGAAAACAGGTATGCCGGTAGGTACCATGTTCCAAGCACAATTCGGCGAAGACCGAATGCTCTATGAGCTGGCGTTTGAACTTGAACTCGCCAAGCCTTGGAAAGACGTTTGGGCACCGCACTCACTCAAGTTTTCATAA
- the tatA gene encoding twin-arginine translocase TatA/TatE family subunit, with amino-acid sequence MAGISIWQLLIIAVIVALVFGTKKLRFVGEDLGKALADFKKASHHDEDPALISTHSDKERSDKEQ; translated from the coding sequence ATGGCCGGAATCAGTATTTGGCAGCTACTTATTATTGCCGTCATCGTCGCCCTTGTCTTTGGCACCAAGAAGTTACGCTTTGTTGGCGAAGACCTTGGTAAAGCCCTCGCCGATTTTAAAAAAGCGAGTCATCATGATGAAGACCCTGCGCTCATCAGCACTCACAGTGATAAAGAGAGATCAGACAAGGAGCAGTGA
- a CDS encoding TetR/AcrR family transcriptional regulator yields MVGRRAKKIEETRAKLIKTARFQFGSVGYSETVMDDLTSQAGLTRGALYHHFGDKKGLFKAVLEEIDKEIDAELLAIEADAADLWTAFVERCHLYLEKTTAPEVQRIMLRDAASVLDADLLHSMRLECVESIASLLERLQREQVIFAVNPVLQARFINGGLMELAVWIAKSDDRDAALMAARKEVDLTLTGLRCDRGRREVSSIKIGVIQRRTP; encoded by the coding sequence ATGGTGGGTCGCCGCGCTAAAAAAATAGAAGAGACGAGAGCGAAGCTGATAAAAACGGCTCGTTTTCAGTTTGGGAGTGTCGGTTACAGTGAGACGGTGATGGATGATCTCACCTCACAAGCCGGGTTAACTCGAGGCGCGCTTTATCACCATTTCGGTGATAAAAAGGGGCTATTTAAGGCGGTACTTGAAGAGATTGACAAAGAAATTGATGCTGAGCTGCTTGCCATCGAAGCCGATGCCGCTGATCTCTGGACGGCATTCGTTGAACGATGCCATCTGTATTTAGAGAAAACGACCGCGCCTGAGGTTCAGCGCATCATGTTACGTGATGCGGCGTCCGTTCTCGATGCTGACCTGTTGCACTCCATGCGACTGGAGTGTGTTGAATCTATTGCTTCGCTATTGGAAAGGCTGCAACGTGAACAGGTGATTTTTGCCGTCAATCCTGTGCTGCAAGCGCGGTTCATCAACGGCGGTTTGATGGAGTTGGCGGTATGGATAGCAAAAAGTGATGATCGTGATGCTGCGCTTATGGCCGCGAGAAAGGAGGTTGATCTTACTCTAACGGGCCTTCGTTGTGATAGGGGTAGGCGGGAAGTGAGTTCAATTAAAATAGGCGTCATCCAGAGGAGGACGCCTTAA
- a CDS encoding porin, producing MTFNKYLTAVMLAAVSSVPVFAESNTQVTGRVQYNVSDIQLRSGGLPGDTFGWLDARIGVQTYQPMENGFSVFGIAEYDITSDDGLPGLDSKSNELGPRYVFGGIDFNEYGKVSIGRVGSGLLALYNLTDFFAINGGGEVMASRASVLDKSAAAISRQDNTIEYANTLQGIDFTFAYIMNSGVFSQTGVDKGFNFSVSKSFGSEETGRFKPVFAYQKTEAIEAHPTGQGIQHFHSTGRVEDYTFWGIGAEYYLGDYGASLVYSEDTLSKTGNVDSGKNRGIESMVRYSGFENLDLRLGYFWMENSAYGQDLINDIVFDAHYFFTPKARLIASYSIRNANEFIAKEGAYSQASNNKQDDFFYLAFRLNF from the coding sequence ATGACATTTAATAAATACCTCACTGCTGTGATGCTTGCAGCGGTTAGCTCTGTGCCTGTCTTTGCAGAAAGTAATACGCAAGTCACCGGCCGCGTACAATACAATGTTTCTGATATTCAGCTACGTAGTGGTGGGCTCCCAGGTGACACATTTGGTTGGCTAGATGCACGTATTGGTGTGCAAACTTATCAGCCGATGGAAAATGGCTTTAGCGTGTTTGGTATTGCTGAATACGACATTACTTCCGATGACGGTTTACCCGGCTTAGACAGCAAGTCGAATGAGCTCGGTCCACGCTATGTGTTTGGTGGCATCGATTTCAATGAGTACGGTAAAGTGTCCATCGGTCGTGTCGGTTCAGGGCTTTTGGCGCTCTACAACTTGACTGATTTCTTCGCCATTAATGGTGGCGGTGAGGTCATGGCGTCTCGCGCTAGCGTGCTTGATAAAAGTGCTGCTGCAATCAGTCGCCAAGATAACACCATTGAGTATGCCAACACGCTTCAAGGGATTGATTTTACCTTTGCTTATATTATGAACTCCGGTGTGTTTAGCCAAACAGGCGTCGACAAAGGTTTTAACTTTAGTGTTAGTAAGTCATTTGGTAGTGAGGAAACAGGACGATTCAAACCTGTGTTCGCTTATCAAAAAACCGAGGCGATTGAAGCACATCCGACAGGGCAAGGTATTCAACACTTTCACAGCACAGGTCGCGTAGAAGATTATACGTTCTGGGGTATTGGAGCTGAGTACTACCTTGGCGATTATGGCGCGTCGCTGGTGTACTCGGAAGATACGTTGTCTAAAACAGGCAATGTTGATTCGGGTAAAAATCGGGGTATCGAGTCAATGGTTCGCTACAGCGGCTTTGAAAACCTTGATTTGCGTTTAGGGTATTTCTGGATGGAGAACAGTGCCTATGGTCAAGACCTGATTAATGATATTGTTTTTGATGCACACTACTTCTTTACCCCAAAAGCACGTTTAATTGCGTCGTATAGTATCCGCAATGCAAATGAGTTTATTGCTAAAGAGGGAGCCTATTCTCAGGCAAGCAATAACAAACAAGACGATTTTTTCTATTTAGCTTTCCGTTTGAATTTTTAA
- a CDS encoding MarR family winged helix-turn-helix transcriptional regulator, producing MKVSNSYKQYRIMQEFKELISEFYPGKVSLLDFFIMQHIAYCGEEGTTQYDLSKALYITPARINPVIKRLESDEMITIEVDDTTRRIRKILTVTEKGKQIVDSVVRRSFEVIGETREENPQQLEAFEAYLDKMFITVAS from the coding sequence ATGAAAGTCAGTAATAGCTACAAACAGTACCGTATCATGCAGGAGTTCAAAGAGCTCATCTCCGAGTTCTATCCTGGCAAAGTGTCATTACTCGACTTTTTTATCATGCAGCACATCGCTTATTGTGGTGAAGAAGGCACAACACAATATGACCTCTCTAAAGCGCTCTATATCACCCCGGCGCGAATTAACCCCGTGATCAAGCGATTAGAAAGTGACGAGATGATTACGATCGAAGTTGATGATACAACGCGTCGAATTCGAAAAATCCTAACTGTCACCGAAAAAGGGAAACAAATCGTCGACAGTGTGGTAAGGCGCTCTTTCGAAGTCATTGGTGAAACACGCGAAGAGAATCCGCAGCAACTAGAAGCCTTCGAAGCCTATCTCGACAAAATGTTTATTACCGTCGCCTCTTAG
- the htpX gene encoding protease HtpX — translation MKRIALFLLTNLAVMIVLSIVLNIVFAATGMDPRGIGGILMIAALFGFGGSFISLLMSKSMALRSVGGQVIEQPRNETEHWLVSTVERQANQAGIGMPTVAIYNSADINAFATGAKRDDSLVAVSTGLLQSMTRDEAEAVLAHEVSHIANGDMVTMTLMQGVVNTFVIFIARMIAGVVSGVNNSDEEGGGSYLTYFIVSSIMEVLFGFLASTITLWYSRHREFKADAGSAHLVGKEKMIAALERLKHSHEPQLEGSMMAFGINGKKSLSELFMSHPPLDKRIDALRRGEHL, via the coding sequence ATGAAGCGAATAGCGTTGTTTTTATTGACGAACTTGGCGGTGATGATCGTCTTGAGCATCGTCTTAAACATCGTGTTTGCCGCTACGGGAATGGATCCTCGTGGTATTGGTGGCATTTTAATGATCGCCGCACTGTTTGGCTTTGGTGGCTCCTTCATCTCACTACTGATGTCAAAATCGATGGCACTTCGCAGTGTCGGTGGTCAGGTGATCGAGCAGCCGCGTAACGAAACTGAACATTGGTTAGTATCAACGGTTGAGCGTCAAGCCAATCAAGCGGGTATTGGTATGCCAACCGTGGCGATTTATAACTCAGCAGACATTAATGCCTTTGCAACGGGTGCAAAGCGTGATGACTCATTGGTTGCTGTCTCTACGGGATTATTGCAAAGCATGACTCGAGATGAAGCAGAGGCCGTATTGGCGCATGAGGTGAGCCACATTGCGAATGGTGATATGGTAACCATGACCTTGATGCAAGGTGTGGTGAACACCTTCGTTATCTTTATCGCGCGTATGATTGCGGGTGTTGTGAGTGGCGTGAATAACAGTGACGAAGAGGGTGGTGGTAGTTACCTGACTTATTTCATTGTCTCTTCCATCATGGAAGTACTGTTTGGCTTCCTCGCCAGCACCATTACGCTATGGTACAGCCGCCATCGCGAATTTAAGGCCGATGCAGGTTCAGCACACCTAGTGGGTAAAGAGAAGATGATTGCTGCACTAGAGCGCTTGAAGCATAGTCATGAGCCTCAGCTAGAAGGCTCGATGATGGCATTTGGTATTAACGGTAAGAAATCACTTTCTGAGCTGTTTATGTCACACCCACCACTCGACAAGCGTATCGATGCGCTGCGTCGTGGTGAGCACCTGTAA
- the tatC gene encoding twin-arginine translocase subunit TatC, with protein MTPHRFRDTVSTLRARLLQSAIVLIALFSTLVVFRNDIYYLVAMPLLDQLPQNTSMIATDVTAPLLAPIKLTFFVAAYLAMPFFLYQLHVSLRHSRVGQNLSLPLWPLSVAAMTLFYLGSAFAYGVVLPLAIQFLTSVAPEGVVVATDIRQYLSFVLTLLWAFGFAFQIPIVVILLCWSRITSIEKLKAARGYVLISAFIVAMIMTPPDLISQTLLAIPMLVLFEIGLLGARWYQPSTIN; from the coding sequence ATGACCCCTCACCGTTTCCGCGATACCGTTAGCACACTACGAGCCCGACTTCTACAATCTGCCATTGTTCTCATCGCCCTCTTCAGCACCCTCGTGGTGTTTCGCAATGACATTTATTACCTGGTGGCAATGCCCTTACTCGACCAACTACCTCAAAATACCTCTATGATAGCGACGGATGTCACAGCACCGTTGCTCGCTCCCATTAAGCTCACGTTTTTTGTTGCCGCCTATCTGGCGATGCCCTTTTTTCTGTATCAACTCCATGTCAGCTTACGCCATTCCCGTGTTGGCCAAAATCTTTCATTACCCTTGTGGCCCTTGAGCGTCGCAGCGATGACCCTATTCTACTTAGGCTCAGCCTTTGCTTACGGGGTTGTGTTACCGCTGGCGATTCAATTTCTCACTTCTGTCGCGCCTGAAGGCGTTGTCGTTGCGACAGATATTCGTCAATACCTCAGTTTCGTCCTTACCCTACTTTGGGCATTTGGCTTCGCTTTTCAGATTCCTATCGTGGTGATTCTGCTCTGTTGGTCACGCATCACCTCCATTGAGAAGTTGAAAGCCGCTCGTGGTTATGTGCTAATCAGTGCATTTATTGTCGCAATGATCATGACACCCCCAGATTTGATTTCACAAACCCTACTGGCCATCCCCATGCTTGTCTTGTTTGAAATAGGACTTTTGGGCGCTCGATGGTATCAACCCTCAACCATAAACTAA
- a CDS encoding TonB-dependent receptor, translating to MQDIAKHRVTIYLLPLLFVPPISANEQADTSTNQHETIVVTAELMNRTIAQSGNSVEIFDADTIESTAGFNTLRNVLDSVGNITTVTGTGKAPSVRGVDGTGAAENANAFFAGSRQRLSWQIDGRPASYNEVVFSDMALFDVEQIEVLRGPQSSLVGRNAIAGTIIVNTHKPQFYHEGKFRLAAGSDQYRQYAGMVNVPMISDSLAFRLTGNLFQKHSQVNFDPYPGVDNPAEIEGKRFSGKLLFEPSSDESLLLNVTHSDYFGPNGEIIVRPFEEQRSNYPQQPRHRPKTTSAIVDYKYRLGDNWQVDVNGSTTDFSFTRYAVPNTSNASIDTREYVFEPKLSYQQGDAAAVVGIYYYHADQEEFIEFMGGQHFDDKTETVAIYAEGAIPLTPEVQLSLGLRHEHESRQRKGGDPTGQIASISSDETYDVLLPKLGLNWQASSTNNLGIQISKGYNSGGGGVTFAMPIVNYQYDEETVWTYEIYGRQSFMGGKIRTTQNLFFSQYKDMQLPFDLTPEDSRDEAFVIKNADKVETKGLELGIAATLPYHFSLWGNLSLLDTEIVDYPNSGIEGNELLTAPTVTASLGVTWQKDNWLVGINSRFSDNYYTDINNRPGGKTDRYTVFDAKVNYQWDNVVVFATVNNLFDNNKPVARYPGFDNNLPNSALDTAVKLQPRSFHLGVEIGY from the coding sequence ATGCAGGACATCGCTAAACACAGAGTGACGATTTATTTGTTGCCATTACTTTTTGTCCCACCCATTTCAGCGAATGAACAAGCAGACACCTCAACCAACCAACATGAAACCATCGTGGTGACCGCTGAGTTGATGAATAGAACAATTGCGCAATCGGGCAATAGTGTCGAAATCTTCGACGCAGACACCATCGAGAGTACGGCAGGCTTTAACACGCTGAGAAATGTACTCGATTCTGTCGGAAACATCACCACCGTGACAGGAACAGGTAAAGCCCCCTCAGTGAGGGGCGTCGATGGCACCGGTGCCGCTGAAAACGCAAATGCCTTTTTTGCCGGAAGCCGACAAAGGCTCAGTTGGCAAATCGATGGTCGACCCGCCAGTTACAACGAAGTGGTTTTCTCTGACATGGCCCTTTTCGACGTTGAACAAATTGAAGTATTGCGAGGGCCTCAAAGCTCGCTCGTAGGCCGAAACGCGATCGCAGGCACCATTATCGTTAACACACACAAACCTCAATTCTACCATGAAGGAAAGTTCAGACTGGCCGCAGGCAGCGACCAATACCGACAATACGCGGGTATGGTCAATGTGCCGATGATATCTGATAGCCTTGCCTTTCGTTTGACCGGCAACCTTTTCCAAAAACACTCTCAAGTCAATTTTGACCCCTACCCGGGTGTCGATAACCCGGCAGAAATAGAGGGAAAAAGATTTTCAGGCAAACTCTTGTTTGAGCCAAGTAGTGATGAAAGCCTACTTCTCAACGTGACCCACAGCGACTATTTTGGCCCCAATGGTGAAATCATTGTCCGCCCTTTTGAAGAGCAGCGATCCAATTATCCTCAGCAGCCTCGCCATCGACCAAAGACAACTAGCGCAATCGTGGATTACAAATACAGGCTCGGTGACAACTGGCAAGTGGATGTGAATGGTTCAACCACAGACTTTTCTTTCACTCGCTACGCAGTGCCTAACACCTCCAATGCCTCTATTGATACCAGAGAGTATGTATTTGAGCCGAAACTCAGCTATCAACAAGGAGATGCCGCAGCGGTGGTCGGTATCTACTATTACCATGCGGATCAAGAGGAATTTATTGAGTTTATGGGTGGACAGCATTTCGATGACAAGACCGAAACTGTCGCCATCTATGCCGAAGGTGCTATTCCCCTCACCCCTGAAGTGCAACTTTCACTGGGCCTTCGTCATGAACACGAATCACGTCAACGTAAAGGTGGCGATCCAACCGGTCAAATCGCCTCAATTTCCTCAGATGAAACCTACGATGTTCTGCTACCAAAGCTAGGTTTAAACTGGCAAGCCTCAAGCACAAACAACCTAGGGATTCAGATTTCAAAAGGGTATAACTCTGGTGGTGGCGGAGTGACATTTGCCATGCCTATCGTCAACTACCAATACGATGAAGAAACCGTCTGGACCTATGAGATTTACGGCCGCCAATCGTTCATGGGAGGTAAAATCCGCACGACACAAAATCTGTTCTTTTCACAATACAAAGATATGCAATTGCCTTTCGACTTAACGCCCGAGGACTCAAGAGACGAAGCCTTTGTGATTAAAAATGCTGATAAAGTAGAAACAAAGGGCTTAGAACTTGGCATCGCTGCTACGTTGCCTTATCACTTCTCGCTTTGGGGTAACTTATCCTTACTCGACACAGAAATTGTTGATTACCCGAATTCAGGTATTGAAGGCAACGAACTACTTACGGCACCGACTGTTACCGCTTCTCTCGGCGTCACTTGGCAAAAAGACAATTGGCTTGTTGGGATAAACTCACGCTTCTCAGACAACTACTATACCGATATCAATAATCGCCCCGGTGGTAAGACAGACCGTTACACTGTGTTTGATGCGAAGGTTAATTACCAGTGGGACAATGTGGTAGTGTTCGCGACCGTCAACAACCTGTTTGACAATAACAAACCTGTCGCTCGCTACCCTGGCTTCGATAACAACTTACCCAATAGCGCGCTCGATACCGCAGTGAAATTGCAACCACGTTCATTTCATCTCGGCGTCGAGATTGGCTATTAA
- a CDS encoding MFS transporter, with protein MPNVYRALFEHPGSALFSFTGFIARLPISMTSIGIITMLSQLGRPYWLAGSVAATFILSTALLAPQVSRVVDKHGQSQVLPWATLISATSILLLLLCTHYGLPDWTLFVFALLGGCMPNMAALVRARWTAIYRHSPKLHTAYSFESVIDEICFIVGPPISVGLSVALFPQAGPLISVVFLIIGVSFFVMQKSTEPAVTLAARGTQQSALRSVPVRILVLSLISLGTIVGAVDIISVAFAEQEGNPASASLVLSIYAIGSCLSGLAFGTLRIKSPLQQQFMLAAFFTALTTLPLLFISSVWALSVAVFFSGLFFAPTMIIAMGLVERQVPESQLTEGLTWMNTGLGVGAGLGAAIAGWIVNDFGITSSFYLTLIAGSAVFALSSLLAQKLNKDAKHEVYCS; from the coding sequence ATGCCCAACGTATACAGAGCACTTTTTGAACATCCCGGATCCGCCTTGTTCTCCTTTACCGGTTTCATTGCCCGATTGCCCATTTCAATGACATCCATCGGCATCATCACTATGTTGTCACAATTAGGTAGGCCCTATTGGCTAGCCGGTAGTGTCGCGGCAACGTTCATACTGAGCACCGCATTACTCGCCCCGCAGGTATCAAGAGTGGTTGATAAACATGGCCAAAGTCAGGTGCTACCCTGGGCCACACTGATCAGTGCGACATCGATCCTGCTTCTCCTTCTTTGTACCCACTATGGGCTACCAGACTGGACTCTATTTGTTTTCGCGCTCTTAGGCGGTTGCATGCCAAACATGGCAGCACTCGTGAGAGCAAGGTGGACGGCCATTTATCGCCACAGCCCCAAACTCCATACCGCTTACTCATTTGAGTCGGTGATTGACGAGATTTGCTTCATCGTGGGGCCGCCAATTTCTGTTGGCCTGAGCGTTGCGCTCTTTCCACAGGCAGGCCCCCTCATTTCGGTAGTGTTCCTCATTATTGGTGTGAGCTTTTTTGTGATGCAGAAAAGTACCGAGCCTGCTGTAACCCTTGCTGCTCGTGGTACGCAACAATCCGCCTTGCGTTCTGTACCCGTTCGTATTTTGGTGTTGAGTTTGATCTCGCTAGGCACCATCGTTGGCGCGGTCGACATCATCAGCGTGGCATTTGCAGAACAAGAAGGTAACCCGGCATCCGCCAGTTTGGTCTTATCTATCTATGCCATCGGATCGTGTTTGTCTGGCTTGGCCTTTGGCACATTACGCATTAAGTCGCCATTGCAGCAACAATTCATGCTCGCGGCATTTTTCACCGCCCTCACCACGCTTCCTCTTCTTTTCATTAGCAGCGTATGGGCCTTGTCTGTCGCCGTTTTCTTCTCAGGCCTATTCTTTGCGCCAACAATGATTATCGCGATGGGGTTAGTCGAGAGACAGGTGCCAGAATCACAGCTGACCGAGGGACTCACCTGGATGAATACTGGCTTAGGTGTCGGAGCGGGATTAGGGGCAGCCATTGCCGGATGGATAGTGAATGACTTTGGCATTACGAGCAGCTTCTATCTCACGCTTATCGCTGGTAGCGCGGTTTTTGCGCTCTCAAGCTTACTCGCGCAAAAGCTAAACAAAGATGCCAAGCACGAAGTGTATTGTAGCTAG
- the tatB gene encoding Sec-independent protein translocase protein TatB, which translates to MFDMGFGEIVVIALLALVILGPERLPTVIRTLSHWRRMIATTQKKVKVQLEKELQLDSVEKALHDTKQTQFDDLSEQVQQQIQQANQIVKQFSLADSLSDSATQSQDLTRTSKPPLEEKSAS; encoded by the coding sequence ATGTTTGATATGGGATTTGGTGAAATCGTGGTTATCGCGCTATTGGCCCTTGTCATACTCGGTCCAGAGCGACTGCCAACGGTGATTCGCACTTTGTCGCATTGGCGTCGCATGATTGCCACAACGCAAAAAAAAGTAAAAGTGCAGCTCGAAAAAGAGTTGCAGTTGGATAGCGTTGAGAAAGCGCTACACGACACGAAGCAAACGCAATTTGATGACTTGTCGGAGCAAGTGCAACAGCAAATCCAACAGGCGAACCAGATTGTAAAACAGTTTAGCTTGGCCGATAGCTTGTCAGACAGTGCGACCCAATCACAAGATCTCACCCGAACAAGCAAGCCTCCCCTTGAAGAGAAGAGCGCATCATGA